The following coding sequences lie in one Eremothecium sinecaudum strain ATCC 58844 chromosome IV, complete sequence genomic window:
- a CDS encoding HDR100Wp (Syntenic homolog of Ashbya gossypii ABR066W; Syntenic homolog of Saccharomyces cerevisiae YMR025W (CSI1)), with amino-acid sequence MEEWRIEEEVIIAINHSCVDGEDQVSLQPRAFLLLGDREKALLQNPVPIDFNAQSHTGKLDWDVDLVRERVRLLQVMHSLQQPLVLLVVDKELYDYTDLVEEISVHWPPECVLSYQLDKCVLQCWDTALYREIGHVVVEQSLSGYLPNNGIKTNGVDEPLHFQEQSQLVKKLIQKIDHIINHLQNATSSELLDEILRQCWLLVCRLRLPPTEDIERDILTLDIQWQLIQTLTTQVETALNFA; translated from the coding sequence ATGGAAGAATGGCGTATAGAAGAAGAGGTCATTATCGCTATAAATCATTCTTGTGTAGATGGGGAGGACCAAGTATCTCTTCAACCCAGGGCTTTTTTGTTATTGGGAGATAGGGAGAAGGCGTTGTTGCAAAACCCCGTTCCAATTGACTTCAATGCACAAAGTCATACTGGTAAGTTGGATTGGGATGTGGATCTAGTGCGTGAACGCGTTAGACTTTTACAGGTTATGCATTCATTGCAGCAGCCACTTGTATTGTTGGTGGTTGACAAAGAGTTATACGACTACACTGATCTTGTGGAAGAAATTTCTGTTCATTGGCCCCCGGAATGTGTTCTCAGTTACCAGCTTGATAAGTGCGTTTTACAGTGTTGGGATACCGCCTTATACAGGGAAATAGGTCATGTTGTGGTTGAACAGAGTCTTAGCGGGTATCTACCAAATAATGGCATTAAAACAAATGGAGTCGACGAGCCCTTACACTTTCAAGAGCAGAGTCAACTTGTGAAAAAGTTAATCCAGAAGATAGATCACATCATTAATCACCTCCAGAATGCTACATCGAGCGAGTTGCTTGATGAGATTCTACGACAATGCTGGTTACTTGTGTGTAGGCTGCGATTACCTCCGACAGAGGATATTGAACGTGACATATTGACATTAGATATACAATGGCAGCTAATACAAACGCTAACTACCCAGGTTGAGACGGCTTTGAATTTTGCGTGA
- the PEX12 gene encoding ubiquitin-protein ligase peroxin 12 (Syntenic homolog of Ashbya gossypii ABR067C; Syntenic homolog of Saccharomyces cerevisiae YMR026C (PEX12)) has product MSFYSNLPVDATATPTLFEVISSQEIDGLLKPTFQYLSATVVGRYPSRTSIAFHSRFDELYACCKLLLEYYHLRKYSATFIEKSYGLQRESKRLAGSLSKLQVGAVLFDNVIVSYIRDKLEYWYTQLEGRRLAGRLTVWQRRFLDWYPSVRKLLAAFSLLCKLRYLSGRTRAASLLDHLASVEFRRFVYEAPAAKSGSIGNSADRIVRMNSAYYKAISGHFLGKMGKFIETLASGLFPTFIFAIRLLQQWNQQPDRKKDDLTEIPPPPPVTTETRDESDQGRICPVCESTVINPGVLQTGYVACYPCAVQYVSEHGVCPVLKTPVLGGTKGIRKLLC; this is encoded by the coding sequence ATGAGCTTCTATTCTAACCTTCCCGTAGATGCTACGGCTACTCCGACGTTATTTGAAGTCATTTCGTCTCAAGAAATCGATGGTTTATTAAAGCCCACATTTCAATATCTCTCAGCTACGGTTGTCGGTCGTTATCCATCTCGCACAAGTATTGCCTTTCATTCACGCTTTGATGAACTGTATGCATGCTGTAAACTGCTCCTAGAATACTATCATCTACGAAAGTACAGTGCAACCTTTATAGAAAAGTCATATGGTCTTCAACGTGAGTCGAAGCGATTGGCTGGGTCACTGTCCAAATTGCAAGTTGGTGCAGTTTTATTTGACAATGTCATAGTAAGTTACATTCGTGACAAACTAGAGTATTGGTATACACAACTAGAGGGCCGCAGACTTGCTGGTCGGTTGACGGTGTGGCAGAGACGTTTCTTGGATTGGTATCCGAGCGTAAGGAAGCTTCTTGCGGCGTTCAGTCTTCTATGTAAGCTACGTTATTTGTCAGGGAGAACTCGTGCAGCCTCTTTGTTAGATCACTTAGCATCAGTGGAATTCAGGCGGTTTGTTTATGAGGCTCCAGCAGCTAAATCAGGCAGTATTGGGAATTCTGCCGACCGCATAGTACGGATGAATTCAGCATATTATAAGGCTATTTCGGGTCACTTCCTAGGTAAAATGGGTAAATTCATTGAAACGCTGGCTAGTGGACTTTTCCCAACATTTATCTTCGCGATACGGTTACTACAGCAATGGAATCAGCAGCCAGACCGTAAAAAGGATGATCTAACCGAGATTCCTCCTCCTCCCCCTGTTACGACTGAAACTCGTGATGAAAGTGATCAGGGAAGGATTTGTCCTGTATGTGAGTCGACAGTCATTAATCCAGGGGTTCTGCAAACAGGCTATGTGGCTTGTTATCCCTGTGCAGTGCAGTACGTATCCGAGCATGGCGTTTGTCCTGTCTTGAAGACACCGGTGCTAGGCGGTACCAAGGGAATTCGTAAACTATTATGCTAA
- the FBA1 gene encoding fructose-bisphosphate aldolase FBA1 (Syntenic homolog of Ashbya gossypii ABR068C; Syntenic homolog of Saccharomyces cerevisiae YKL060C (FBA1)), translating to MGVKDVLKRKSGVIVGDDVRALFNYAREHQFAIPAINVTSSSTVVSALEAARDANSPIILQTSNGGAAYFAGKGVSNEGQNASIKGSIAAAHYIRSIAPAYDIPVVLHTDHCAKKLLPWFDGMLEADEAYFAEHGEPLFSSHMLDLSEETDDENISTCVKYFTRMAKLGQWLEMEIGITGGEEDGVNNEDVDKDALYTSPETVFAVHEALAPISPNFSIAAAFGNVHGVYKPGNVVLSPEILGDHQKYAAEKIGGSESKPLYLVFHGGSGSTQQEFNTAIGNGVVKVNLDTDCQYAYLTGIRDYVLNKKDYIMTMVGNPDGEDKPNKKYFDPRVWVREGEKTMTKRIAEALKTFHTENQL from the coding sequence ATGGGTGTCAAGGACGTATTAAAGAGAAAGAGTGGTGTTATTGTTGGTGATGATGTTAGAGCTTTGTTCAACTATGCTAGAGAGCACCAATTTGCTATTCCAGCTATTAACGTAACAAGTTCTTCCACTGTTGTCTCCGCTTTGGAAGCCGCAAGAGATGCTAACTCTCCAATTATTTTGCAAACTTCTAACGGTGGTGCTGCATACTTTGCTGGTAAGGGTGTCTCAAACGAAGGTCAAAATGCTTCCATTAAGGGTTCTATTGCTGCAGCTCATTACATTAGATCTATTGCTCCAGCTTACGACATTCCAGTTGTTTTGCACACTGACCACTGTGCTAAGAAGTTGTTGCCTTGGTTCGATGGTATGTTGGAGGCTGATGAAGCTTACTTTGCTGAGCACGGTGAGCCATTGTTCTCCTCCCACATGTTGGACTTGTCTGAGGAGACTGACGACGAGAACATTTCTACCTGTGTTAAGTACTTCACCAGAATGGCTAAGCTTGGCCAATGGCTAGAAATGGAAATCGGTATCACCGGTGGTGAAGAAGATGGTGTTAACAACGAGGACGTTGACAAGGACGCTTTGTACACATCTCCAGAGACCGTTTTCGCTGTCCATGAAGCTTTGGCTCCAATTTCTCCAAACTTCTCCATTGCTGCTGCTTTCGGTAACGTCCACGGTGTCTACAAGCCAGGTAACGTTGTGTTGTCCCCAGAAATTTTGGGTGACCACCAGAAGTACGCCGCTGAAAAGATTGGCGGTTCCGAATCCAAGCCATTGTACTTGGTCTTCCACGGTGGTTCCGGTTCTACACAACAAGAATTCAACACTGCTATTGGTAACGGTGTTGTCAAGGTCAACTTGGACACTGACTGTCAATACGCTTACTTGACCGGTATCAGAGACTACGTCTTGAACAAGAAGGACTACATAATGACCATGGTTGGTAACCCAGATGGTGAGGACAAGCCAAACAAGAAGTACTTTGACCCAAGAGTCTGGGTTAGAGAAGGTGAGAAGACCATGACCAAGAGAATTGCCGAAGCTTTGAAGACTTTCCACACTGAAAACCAGTTGTAG
- a CDS encoding putative methyltransferase (Syntenic homolog of Ashbya gossypii ABR069W; Syntenic homolog of Saccharomyces cerevisiae YMR027W), translating to MYERYTTDLVGTFGEYTARVRWPTIIQNSIDAVTDETRPNKEAILEGFKGLLDEVDAGTPLRKFTDKEIKAGSLSSKFNEFVENQSWKRAEWLSCEIYLYARLYAIVRLQSGWEDFDVFDVVKRKTFKQSEHGVVELALWQQKLGGKEKIGKLSKEELHLLFIEYLEVSLWGNATDLSLLTDLTLDDIRAIQGEAARAAARKRIIVDHSERAWETLTSSEGKKRVDFVLDNAGFELYADLAFAIFLLDADLADKVVMHAKTTPYMVSDTMVKDFYQLIDDLKSNEFFACDGSDGHDPVAARSSLNYIASRVTAAVVNGKLKVRDHSYWTEPEDFWSIVPGHEVHSDLSNSALVIFKGDLNYRKLTGDRIWPPETPWTEAIGPLATNGLKILSLRTCKADVIAGLEPGVDEALSAEWVKKGNEHGSWWKSSGNWAVICFSDGKGK from the coding sequence ATGTATGAACGTTACACCACTGATCTAGTTGGAACGTTTGGGGAGTATACTGCTCGCGTTCGGTGGCCTACTATCATCCAAAACTCCATTGATGCAGTGACGGATGAGACGCGCCCAAACAAAGAGGCCATCCTAGAGGGTTTTAAAGGACTTCTAGATGAGGTCGATGCTGGTACACCGCTTAGGAAGTTTACAGATAAGGAAATTAAGGCCGGATCGCTCTCTTCCAAATTCAATGAGTTTGTAGAAAACCAAAGCTGGAAACGGGCAGAATGGCTGTCATGTGAGATTTATCTATATGCAAGGCTTTACGCCATCGTTCGATTACAGAGTGGCTGGGAAGATTTCGATGTGTTTGACGTTGTTAAGCGCAAGACGTTCAAGCAATCGGAGCACGGTGTGGTTGAATTGGCCCTCTGGCAACAAAAATTGGGAGGCAAGGAGAAGATCGGCAAGCTTTCAAAAGAGGAATTGCATCTACTTTTTATTGAGTATCTAGAAGTCTCATTATGGGGCAATGCGACAGATCTTTCTCTTCTTACCGATCTGACTTTAGACGACATCCGTGCAATTCAGGGCGAGGCGGCCAGAGCAGCGGCCCGCAAGCGGATAATAGTGGATCATTCTGAGAGGGCATGGGAGACGTTGACCTCTAGTGAAGGCAAAAAGCGCGTTGATTTTGTGCTGGATAATGCCGGCTTTGAATTGTATGCTGATCTGGCCTTCGCTATTTTCCTTCTAGACGCGGATCTGGCTGACAAGGTGGTTATGCATGCCAAGACAACGCCATACATGGTCAGTGACACTATGGTAAAGGATTTTTATCAATTAATTGATGACTTAAAGAGCAATGAGTTTTTTGCTTGCGATGGAAGTGACGGACATGATCCTGTGGCTGCCAGATCTTCTCTCAACTATATCGCTTCACGTGTAACTGCCGCTGTGGTTAATGGTAAGCTGAAAGTTCGCGACCACTCTTACTGGACCGAACCAGAGGATTTCTGGTCAATTGTCCCGGGCCACGAGGTGCACTCTGATCTCAGCAACTCTGCTTTGGTTATATTCAAGGGTGATCTCAATTACCGTAAGCTGACTGGGGACCGTATATGGCCTCCTGAAACACCATGGACAGAGGCTATTGGTCCTCTTGCTACGAATGGACTGAAAATACTCAGCTTACGTACTTGTAAGGCGGATGTCATTGCTGGTCTTGAA